From the Blattabacterium cuenoti genome, one window contains:
- a CDS encoding glycogen/starch synthase → MTGKRILYISSDLFPFSSDNTISLSVLKATKFMQSKRNDVRIFMPRFGIINERRHQLHEVIRLSGMNLVINDIDQPLLIKVASIPDAKLQVYFIDNEEYFKRKAIDKDENGNFFKDNDERAIFFTKGVLETVKKLNWKPDIIHIYGWITLLIPLYVKIYYKNDPIYKNTRIVSSIYNNSFNLNKEIIKKIKFDGIKSKQLKFLENPNYLNIVKLCLYFSDAIIKGDTFFPEEIETFIKLNKLLVLKYYPVEEIETVYQKFYKETILERID, encoded by the coding sequence ATGACAGGTAAAAGAATATTATATATTTCTTCAGATTTATTTCCTTTTTCTTCAGATAATACAATATCTTTATCTGTTTTGAAAGCTACTAAGTTTATGCAATCTAAAAGAAATGATGTTAGAATATTTATGCCTCGTTTTGGTATAATAAATGAAAGAAGACATCAATTACATGAAGTTATTCGTTTATCTGGTATGAATTTAGTAATAAATGATATTGATCAACCTTTATTGATAAAGGTTGCATCTATTCCTGATGCTAAATTGCAAGTATATTTTATAGATAATGAAGAATATTTCAAAAGAAAAGCTATAGATAAAGATGAAAATGGAAATTTTTTTAAAGATAATGATGAAAGAGCTATTTTTTTTACAAAGGGGGTTTTAGAAACAGTAAAGAAACTAAATTGGAAACCTGATATTATTCATATATATGGATGGATAACATTGTTAATTCCTTTATATGTAAAAATTTATTATAAAAATGATCCTATATATAAAAATACTAGAATAGTATCGTCTATTTATAATAATTCATTTAATTTAAATAAAGAAATAATAAAAAAAATAAAATTTGATGGGATAAAGTCTAAACAATTAAAATTTCTGGAAAATCCAAATTACTTGAATATTGTGAAATTGTGTTTGTATTTTTCAGATGCTATAATAAAAGGTGATACTTTTTTTCCAGAAGAAATAGAAACTTTTATAAAGTTAAATAAATTACTTGTGTTAAAATACTATCCAGTAGAAGAAATAGAAACTGTTTATCAAAAATTTTATAAAGAAACAATTTTAGAAAGAATTGATTAA
- the rnr gene encoding ribonuclease R, which translates to MKLKKKEKKRNKESFIGVISITNQGYAFVNIENFKKDIFVPKNKINRSLDGDLVKIKLCKKNKKFKIHGEVIKIVKRKNTKFIGILYFCKFQKYGTVIVNSGKIYLEIIISIKQLKNYKENDKVLVKIISWPKKLKNPLGKIIKTFGPFGEYDSEFFSLLEKYKIPFNFSKEAESEAKEILSKKFIDLKNRKDMRNVNTFTIDPLNAKDFDDALSVKKLKSGFWEIGIHISDVSHYIKEDGILDKEAFSRSTSIYFIGKVVPMLPKVLSDDLCSLLPKKDKLSFSFIFNMNEKGNILKSWLGKTIIRSNKKFTYNEVQKIIEEKKGYFHEEINTLFILSNILLEKRLKNGSINIEKDEIRFDLDRKKNPISIYLEKNQDAHRLIEEFMLLTNKKISEFVNKNLEKKKSNRLYIYRVHDVPDTEKILLLKKIIEPLGYLLDIKNIKKSINNLLAKIKGKPEQNMIENLILRSMSKAKYSINNIGHYGLSFIYYTHFTSPIRRYSDIIAHRLLYYYLKVKNLKKCKLKSISYYENQSEYCSFKERIAIDLEREFIKFMQVKFLRKFLGKKFYGIITGFTNWSVYIDLLLFQTEGMIRFCNIKEDNYTFNTENYSMIGKNKKNIHFIGDKIKVKLIDANLEKKQIILDWIGKI; encoded by the coding sequence ATGAAATTAAAAAAAAAAGAAAAAAAAAGAAATAAAGAATCATTCATTGGAGTTATTAGTATAACTAATCAAGGTTATGCATTTGTAAATATAGAGAATTTTAAAAAAGATATTTTTGTTCCAAAAAACAAAATTAATAGATCCTTAGATGGTGATTTAGTAAAAATTAAGTTATGTAAAAAAAATAAAAAGTTTAAAATACATGGAGAAGTTATAAAAATAGTTAAAAGGAAGAATACAAAATTTATTGGAATTCTATACTTTTGCAAATTCCAAAAATATGGAACAGTTATAGTAAATAGTGGAAAAATATATTTGGAAATTATTATTTCAATTAAACAATTAAAAAACTATAAAGAAAATGATAAAGTATTAGTAAAGATTATTTCTTGGCCAAAAAAATTAAAAAATCCTTTAGGAAAAATTATAAAAACATTTGGTCCTTTTGGAGAATATGATTCTGAATTTTTTTCTTTATTAGAAAAATATAAAATTCCTTTTAATTTTTCAAAAGAAGCTGAAAGTGAAGCAAAAGAAATTTTATCTAAAAAATTTATTGATCTAAAAAATAGAAAGGACATGAGAAATGTAAATACTTTTACTATAGATCCTTTGAATGCAAAAGATTTCGATGATGCTTTATCGGTTAAAAAACTAAAATCAGGATTTTGGGAAATAGGAATACATATATCTGATGTATCTCATTATATTAAAGAAGATGGAATATTAGATAAAGAAGCATTTTCCCGTTCTACATCTATTTACTTTATTGGAAAAGTAGTCCCTATGTTACCAAAAGTATTATCCGATGATCTTTGTTCTTTATTACCTAAAAAAGATAAATTAAGTTTTTCTTTTATTTTTAATATGAATGAAAAAGGAAATATATTAAAAAGCTGGTTAGGAAAAACTATTATACGATCAAATAAAAAATTTACATATAACGAAGTTCAAAAAATTATAGAAGAAAAAAAAGGATATTTTCATGAAGAAATTAATACTTTATTTATTCTTTCTAATATTCTTTTAGAAAAAAGATTAAAAAATGGATCTATTAACATAGAGAAAGATGAAATACGATTTGATTTAGATAGAAAAAAAAATCCAATATCTATTTATTTAGAAAAAAATCAAGATGCTCATCGTTTAATAGAAGAATTTATGTTGTTGACTAATAAAAAAATATCAGAATTTGTTAATAAAAATTTAGAAAAAAAAAAATCTAATAGATTATATATATACAGAGTACACGATGTTCCTGATACAGAAAAAATTTTGTTATTGAAAAAAATTATAGAACCATTAGGATACTTATTAGACATAAAAAACATAAAAAAATCTATTAATAATTTACTGGCTAAAATTAAAGGTAAACCAGAACAAAATATGATTGAAAATCTAATACTACGTTCTATGAGCAAAGCTAAATATTCAATAAATAATATTGGACATTATGGTTTATCTTTTATTTATTATACTCATTTTACTTCTCCAATAAGAAGATATTCAGATATTATTGCCCATCGTTTATTATATTATTACCTAAAAGTAAAAAATTTAAAAAAATGTAAATTAAAATCTATAAGTTATTATGAAAATCAATCAGAATACTGTAGTTTTAAAGAACGTATAGCTATAGATTTAGAAAGAGAATTTATTAAATTTATGCAAGTAAAATTTTTAAGAAAATTTTTAGGAAAAAAATTTTATGGGATTATTACAGGTTTTACTAATTGGAGTGTTTATATAGATTTATTATTATTTCAAACTGAAGGAATGATAAGATTTTGTAATATAAAAGAAGATAATTACACTTTTAACACAGAAAATTATAGTATGATTGGAAAAAATAAAAAAAACATTCATTTTATTGGTGATAAAATAAAAGTAAAACTAATTGATGCAAATTTGGAAAAAAAACAAATTATTCTAGATTGGATTGGAAAAATATAA
- the coaD gene encoding pantetheine-phosphate adenylyltransferase, giving the protein MNNNKNKIAIFPGSFDPITMGHYDIVIRALNLFDKIIVAVGNNFKKNNMFSIEKRIKWIYKTFSDFSDKVYIDSFSGLTISFCKEKKANFLLRGIRNQLDLEFEKDVLFANYHILNNKYKIETVFLFSSFERSYISSCIVRDIIKNGGDYTIFVPSSVRI; this is encoded by the coding sequence ATGAATAATAATAAAAATAAAATAGCAATATTTCCTGGATCTTTTGATCCTATAACTATGGGTCATTATGATATTGTTATTAGAGCTTTAAATTTATTTGATAAAATTATTGTAGCTGTTGGAAATAATTTTAAAAAGAATAATATGTTTTCCATTGAAAAAAGAATTAAATGGATATACAAAACCTTTTCAGATTTTTCTGATAAAGTATATATAGATTCATTTAGTGGATTGACAATATCTTTTTGCAAGGAAAAAAAAGCAAATTTTTTATTAAGAGGTATACGTAATCAATTAGATCTTGAATTTGAAAAAGATGTTTTATTCGCAAATTATCATATATTAAATAACAAATATAAAATAGAAACTGTTTTTTTGTTTTCTTCTTTTGAAAGATCTTATATTAGTTCCTGTATAGTAAGAGATATTATAAAAAATGGTGGTGATTACACCATTTTTGTTCCATCTTCTGTAAGAATATAA
- a CDS encoding transglycosylase domain-containing protein — MNNKKKLKKNTNFLLLIFYFWIFFFLCVGILFTIFYAASNGYLGQLPTPKEIENPLLETGTKVYDTNGILLGKFFSENRVIITYKQLPKDLIKALIAKEDIRFEQHSGIDIKSLFRAILSFGKKGGGSTISQQLAKLLFTGQSSRNKFQRMRQKILEWIMAIELERRYTKEEIITMYYNKFDFLYNAKGIESASHTYFNKKVSNLNLNECAILVGMLENPSLYNPKNYPIRSKKQRNLVLYQMKKYNFINGKKYKIELKKPINLNFKIQKRDFELLTYYGEFLKKEIQDYLNEYEKKTGKKLNLYSSELKIYTSIDAKMQKHAEKSVKKHLVNLQNLFNELQRKNKNTPFVNISKKKTNRIIISSIHRTILYKNLKRKGISEKKILEIFRKPKLVELFTWNGNKKIIISPWDLIRYKKSIIQAGLLSIEPKTGYIKAWVGGVDFNHFQYDHVFKTHRQVGSIFKPILYAAAINKLHYNPCTKISNERFQLGNWAPRNSNGKYGGFITLKDGLAMSVNTISARLISKITIDPVIDLAKKMGIQSIIPKHPSIALGSADLTLYEITGAFNTFTNYGYYIKPSLLMKIEDKNGNLIKGHSKLKEIQVFNKEVSYIMLDLMRGVVEYGTAKKLHNYNINGDIIGKTGTTNDNSDGWFIGMIPNLTTGIWVGWEDRFVHFENIKFGQGSFMALPIWAYYINSLYKDTNLIYNDKLYFQKPKNFIKYCCNKNKCNYSIKNSLKKTKIDDNYIKEIKNKELKTDDNINKELKTDDNINKELKTDDNINKELKTDDNINKELKTDDNINKELKTDDNINKELKTDDNINKELKTDDNINKELKTDDNINKELKTDDNINKELKTDDNINKELKTDDNINKELKTDDNINKELKTDDNINKELKTDDNINKELKTDDNINKELKTDDNINKELKTDDNINKELKTDDNINKELKTDDNINKELKTDDNINKELKTDDNINKEFNY; from the coding sequence GTGAATAATAAAAAAAAATTAAAGAAAAATACTAATTTTTTATTACTTATTTTCTATTTTTGGATTTTCTTTTTCTTATGTGTAGGAATTTTATTTACTATTTTTTATGCTGCATCAAATGGATATTTAGGTCAATTACCTACCCCAAAAGAAATAGAAAATCCATTATTAGAAACAGGAACAAAAGTATATGATACTAATGGAATATTATTAGGAAAATTTTTTTCTGAAAATAGAGTAATAATCACTTATAAACAACTTCCTAAAGATCTTATTAAAGCACTTATCGCAAAAGAAGACATACGTTTTGAACAACATTCTGGAATTGATATAAAATCTTTATTTAGAGCAATTTTATCATTTGGAAAAAAAGGAGGAGGTAGTACTATTTCTCAACAACTAGCTAAATTACTTTTTACTGGGCAATCTTCAAGAAATAAATTTCAAAGAATGCGACAGAAAATATTAGAGTGGATTATGGCAATTGAATTAGAAAGACGTTATACAAAAGAGGAAATTATAACAATGTACTACAACAAATTTGATTTTTTATATAATGCAAAAGGAATAGAATCTGCATCTCATACTTATTTTAATAAAAAAGTTTCTAACTTAAATTTAAACGAATGTGCTATTTTAGTAGGAATGTTAGAAAATCCTTCTTTATACAATCCAAAAAATTATCCTATAAGATCAAAAAAACAAAGAAATTTAGTTTTATATCAAATGAAAAAATACAATTTTATTAATGGAAAAAAATATAAAATAGAATTGAAAAAACCAATAAATCTAAATTTTAAAATACAAAAAAGAGATTTTGAATTACTAACTTATTATGGAGAATTTTTAAAAAAGGAAATACAAGATTATTTAAATGAATATGAAAAAAAAACTGGAAAAAAATTAAATCTTTATTCGAGTGAACTAAAGATATATACTTCTATAGATGCAAAAATGCAAAAGCACGCAGAAAAATCAGTTAAAAAACATCTTGTAAATCTACAAAATTTATTTAACGAATTACAAAGAAAAAATAAAAATACTCCATTTGTAAACATATCTAAAAAAAAGACAAACAGAATTATAATTTCATCTATACATAGAACTATTCTTTACAAAAATTTAAAAAGAAAAGGAATTTCAGAAAAAAAAATTTTAGAAATATTTAGAAAACCAAAATTAGTTGAATTATTTACATGGAATGGAAACAAAAAGATAATAATATCCCCATGGGATCTTATTCGTTATAAAAAAAGTATTATCCAAGCTGGATTATTATCTATAGAACCAAAAACTGGATATATTAAAGCATGGGTAGGTGGAGTAGATTTTAATCATTTTCAATATGATCATGTTTTTAAAACTCATAGACAAGTTGGCTCTATATTTAAACCAATTTTATATGCTGCTGCTATTAATAAATTGCATTACAATCCTTGTACAAAAATATCTAATGAAAGATTTCAATTAGGTAATTGGGCCCCCAGAAATTCTAATGGAAAATATGGTGGATTTATTACTTTAAAAGATGGATTGGCAATGTCTGTAAACACTATATCTGCTCGTCTAATCTCAAAAATAACTATTGATCCAGTTATTGATCTAGCAAAAAAAATGGGAATACAATCTATAATTCCAAAACATCCTTCTATAGCATTAGGATCAGCAGATCTAACTTTATATGAAATTACAGGAGCATTTAATACATTTACAAATTACGGTTATTATATAAAACCAAGTTTATTAATGAAAATAGAAGATAAAAATGGAAATTTGATTAAAGGACACAGTAAACTAAAAGAAATACAAGTTTTTAATAAAGAAGTATCCTATATAATGTTAGACTTAATGAGAGGAGTAGTAGAATATGGTACAGCAAAAAAATTACACAATTATAATATTAATGGAGATATAATAGGTAAAACAGGAACAACCAATGATAATTCTGATGGATGGTTTATAGGTATGATCCCAAATTTAACTACTGGAATTTGGGTAGGATGGGAAGATAGATTTGTACATTTTGAAAATATAAAATTTGGACAAGGATCATTCATGGCTTTACCTATATGGGCGTATTATATTAATAGTTTATATAAAGATACTAATTTGATATATAATGATAAACTATATTTTCAAAAACCAAAAAATTTTATAAAATACTGTTGTAATAAAAATAAATGTAATTATAGTATAAAAAATAGTTTAAAAAAAACAAAAATTGATGATAATTATATAAAAGAAATTAAAAATAAAGAATTAAAAACTGATGATAATATAAATAAAGAATTAAAAACTGATGATAATATAAATAAAGAATTAAAAACTGATGATAATATAAATAAAGAATTAAAAACTGATGATAATATAAATAAAGAATTAAAAACTGATGATAATATAAATAAAGAATTAAAAACTGATGATAATATAAATAAAGAATTAAAAACTGATGATAATATAAATAAAGAATTAAAAACTGATGATAATATAAATAAAGAATTAAAAACTGATGATAATATAAATAAAGAATTAAAAACTGATGATAATATAAATAAAGAATTAAAAACTGATGATAATATAAATAAAGAATTAAAAACTGATGATAATATAAATAAAGAATTAAAAACTGATGATAATATAAATAAAGAATTAAAAACTGATGATAATATAAATAAAGAATTAAAAACTGATGATAATATAAATAAAGAATTAAAAACTGATGATAATATAAATAAAGAATTAAAAACTGATGATAATATAAATAAAGAATTAAAAACTGATGATAATATAAATAAAGAATTAAAAACTGATGATAATATAAATAAAGAATTAAAAACTGATGATAATATAAATAAAGAATTAAAAACTGATGATAATATAAATAAAGAATTAAAAACTGATGATAATATAAATAAAGAATTTAATTATTGA
- a CDS encoding flavodoxin domain-containing protein, which yields MYKKVNKIIGKIYKNIFLNDYNKNIENNYSIHHIEISLPYNNNISYSPGDSIGIFPENNVNEVNYIINVLIKKNLLSNEKKDKIFFLLKDELDIYRLSKDFLKKYSSFFEKSLQIDFEKSWNFIELLKKSNSIINCKEFSLKNLIKLMNPIKPRLYSISSSSIVHVNKIHITVSLHHFHSNEKIKYGHCSYFLYKRKINDKLSFFIHENKFFDLPNNNEDIILICSGTGIAPFRSFLYEREAKHSTGKNWLFFGCRHSISDFILYRNEICNWKKIGILTNVNITFSRDQEKKIYVQDEIWKNRIEFYSWIKNGSYVYICGKKNPMSIDVENTIKKIISKLGKSNPLSFIKNMKRKRRFLKEVY from the coding sequence ATGTATAAAAAAGTAAATAAAATAATCGGAAAAATTTATAAAAATATATTTTTAAATGATTATAATAAAAATATAGAAAATAATTATAGTATTCATCATATAGAAATTTCATTACCATATAATAATAATATTTCATATTCTCCAGGCGATTCTATAGGTATTTTTCCTGAAAATAACGTAAATGAAGTAAATTATATTATTAACGTTCTTATCAAAAAGAATTTGTTAAGTAATGAAAAAAAAGATAAAATTTTTTTCCTTTTGAAAGATGAATTAGATATTTACCGATTATCTAAAGATTTTTTAAAAAAATATTCCAGTTTTTTTGAAAAAAGTCTTCAAATAGATTTTGAAAAAAGTTGGAATTTTATTGAATTGTTAAAAAAAAGTAATTCAATAATTAATTGTAAAGAATTTTCATTGAAAAATTTGATAAAATTAATGAATCCTATAAAACCAAGGTTATATTCTATATCTTCTTCTTCTATAGTTCATGTAAATAAGATACATATTACAGTTTCTTTACATCATTTCCATTCAAATGAAAAAATTAAATATGGACATTGTTCTTATTTTTTATATAAAAGAAAAATAAATGATAAGTTGAGTTTTTTTATACATGAAAATAAATTTTTTGATTTACCAAATAATAATGAGGATATTATTTTAATTTGTTCTGGCACAGGAATAGCTCCTTTCAGATCTTTTTTGTATGAAAGAGAAGCTAAACATTCAACTGGAAAAAATTGGTTATTCTTTGGTTGTAGACATTCTATATCAGATTTTATTTTATACAGAAATGAGATATGTAATTGGAAAAAAATAGGAATTTTAACTAATGTTAATATCACTTTTTCAAGAGATCAAGAAAAAAAGATTTATGTACAAGATGAAATTTGGAAAAATCGTATAGAATTTTACTCATGGATAAAGAATGGATCTTATGTATATATTTGTGGAAAAAAAAATCCTATGAGTATAGATGTTGAAAATACAATAAAAAAAATAATAAGTAAACTTGGAAAAAGTAATCCTTTATCATTTATAAAGAACATGAAAAGAAAAAGAAGATTTTTAAAAGAAGTGTATTAA
- the cysK gene encoding cysteine synthase A — translation MKVDSILETIGNTSHVRLRRLYPNHKVWMKLERNNPGGSIKDRIALSMIEDAEKKGILKKGDIIIEPTSGNTGIGLSIVASVKQYRIILVMPESMSMERKKLFSIFGAKFVLTPKDQGMKGAIKKAEELVNIIPNSWMPKQFDNKSNPLIHEKKTAKEIVESFPNGIDYFITGVGTGGHITGIGKVLKKKYPNIKIISVEPVESPVIFGGKSSTHSLQGLGAGFIPSILDVKLLDETCLISKDEAFSFVRKIAKKEGILVGISTGASLSAIDKYLSKFSKESIILTINYDTGERYISVDNLFSC, via the coding sequence ATGAAAGTAGATAGTATTTTAGAAACTATTGGAAATACTTCACATGTACGTTTAAGACGATTATATCCAAATCACAAAGTTTGGATGAAATTAGAAAGAAATAATCCAGGTGGAAGTATTAAGGACAGAATTGCATTATCTATGATAGAAGATGCAGAAAAAAAAGGTATTCTTAAGAAAGGTGATATTATAATAGAACCTACTTCCGGAAATACTGGTATTGGGTTATCAATAGTTGCTTCTGTTAAACAATATCGTATAATTTTAGTAATGCCTGAATCAATGAGTATGGAGAGGAAAAAACTATTTTCTATTTTTGGAGCAAAATTTGTTCTTACTCCTAAAGACCAAGGTATGAAAGGTGCAATAAAAAAAGCAGAAGAATTAGTTAATATTATACCAAATTCTTGGATGCCAAAACAGTTTGATAATAAATCAAATCCTTTAATTCATGAAAAAAAAACTGCAAAAGAAATAGTTGAATCTTTTCCTAATGGAATAGATTACTTTATTACTGGAGTAGGAACAGGAGGTCATATAACTGGAATAGGAAAAGTATTGAAAAAAAAATATCCTAATATTAAAATTATTTCTGTAGAACCAGTAGAATCTCCTGTAATATTTGGAGGAAAATCTTCTACACATTCTTTACAAGGATTAGGAGCAGGTTTTATTCCGTCTATTTTAGATGTAAAATTATTGGATGAAACTTGTTTAATATCTAAAGATGAAGCATTTAGTTTTGTTAGAAAAATTGCGAAAAAAGAAGGAATACTTGTTGGGATTTCTACAGGGGCTTCTTTATCTGCAATAGACAAATATTTATCTAAATTTTCTAAAGAATCAATAATATTAACTATAAATTATGATACAGGAGAGAGATATATTTCTGTAGATAATCTATTTTCATGTTAA
- a CDS encoding serine O-acetyltransferase — MVDINFLKKIFFNNKQKKFFLYPDKKKSEFFAEQLFYSLFTPSKQLLKDEIYFEENYKNLQKILNEIFIELNLSKKDAINSSIRFFKKIPNIYDILLIDANEILESDPAAISIEEIFLSYPGFFATALYRIAHQLWNQEIPIIPRLITEYAHSKTGVDIHAAAVIDEAFAIDHGTGIVIGSSTKIGKKVRIYQGVTLGAINVYKELSNVKRHPTIEDKVTIYAGATILGGKTVIGHDSILGGNVWITRSIPPFSVVYQKSETKMRNNNNIFPDSINFMI; from the coding sequence ATGGTTGATATTAATTTTTTGAAAAAAATATTTTTTAATAACAAACAAAAGAAATTTTTTTTATATCCTGATAAAAAAAAATCAGAATTTTTTGCAGAACAATTATTTTACTCATTATTTACTCCTAGTAAACAATTGCTTAAAGATGAAATATATTTTGAGGAAAATTATAAAAATTTGCAAAAAATATTAAATGAAATATTTATAGAATTAAATTTATCAAAAAAAGATGCAATAAACTCTTCAATAAGATTTTTTAAAAAAATCCCAAATATATATGATATATTGTTAATAGATGCTAACGAAATATTAGAATCAGACCCAGCTGCAATTTCAATAGAAGAAATTTTTCTTTCTTATCCAGGTTTTTTTGCAACTGCATTATATAGAATAGCACATCAATTATGGAATCAAGAAATTCCTATTATCCCTAGATTAATTACAGAATATGCACATAGTAAAACCGGTGTTGATATACATGCAGCAGCAGTAATAGATGAAGCATTTGCAATTGATCATGGAACTGGCATAGTAATAGGATCAAGTACAAAAATAGGGAAAAAAGTTAGAATATACCAAGGAGTAACTTTAGGTGCTATTAATGTATATAAAGAATTATCTAATGTTAAACGTCATCCAACAATAGAGGATAAAGTAACTATATATGCTGGAGCTACAATTTTAGGAGGTAAAACAGTAATAGGTCATGATAGTATTTTAGGTGGAAATGTTTGGATTACAAGAAGTATACCTCCATTTTCTGTAGTTTATCAAAAAAGTGAAACTAAAATGAGAAATAATAACAATATTTTTCCTGATTCAATAAATTTTATGATATAA
- a CDS encoding NADP-dependent isocitrate dehydrogenase, protein MKKIKVYNPIVEIDGDEMARIIWKYIKKYLIFPYLDLNLKSFDLSIENRDYTEDEVTILAAHAIKKYNVGIKCATITPDKERMREFCLKQMWKSPNGTIRNIINGTVFREPIIISNIKRFIPSWKKPICIARHAYADQYDAIDFITEEKGNLYILFSPDNKNNKCKKFKIHHFSGPGIAMGMYNTDESIYGFSRSCFNYSVYKNIPLFLSTKNTILKSYDEKYKDIFHDVYVNEFKSKFKNLNITYEHRLIDDMIAKTIKSEGGFIWACKNYDGDVQSDCIAQGFGSLGMMTSVLLTPDGKTLISEAAHGTIKRHFKLYKKGINTSTNPIASIFAWTRGLKHRAYLDKNKKLDNFSKKMEETCIDFIESGNITKDLILDSKEKKNSFLYTKNFIKQLKIFFDKKVK, encoded by the coding sequence ATGAAAAAAATAAAAGTTTATAATCCAATAGTAGAAATAGATGGAGATGAAATGGCCAGAATAATATGGAAATACATAAAAAAATATCTTATATTTCCATATTTAGATTTAAATTTAAAGTCTTTTGATTTGAGTATTGAAAATAGAGATTATACTGAAGATGAAGTAACAATATTAGCAGCACATGCAATAAAAAAATATAATGTAGGAATAAAATGTGCTACAATTACTCCAGATAAAGAAAGGATGAGAGAATTTTGTTTAAAACAAATGTGGAAATCTCCAAATGGAACAATAAGAAATATAATTAATGGAACAGTATTTAGAGAACCAATTATTATTTCAAATATTAAACGTTTTATTCCAAGTTGGAAAAAACCTATATGTATAGCAAGACATGCATATGCAGATCAATATGATGCAATAGATTTTATAACTGAAGAAAAAGGAAATTTATACATATTATTCTCACCAGATAATAAAAACAACAAATGTAAAAAATTTAAAATTCATCATTTTTCAGGACCTGGAATTGCTATGGGGATGTATAATACAGATGAATCAATTTATGGATTTTCTCGTTCTTGTTTTAATTATTCTGTTTATAAAAATATTCCTCTTTTTCTTTCTACAAAGAATACTATTCTAAAATCATATGATGAAAAATATAAAGATATTTTTCATGATGTATATGTAAATGAATTTAAATCAAAATTTAAAAATTTAAATATTACCTACGAACATAGATTAATAGATGATATGATTGCAAAAACTATAAAGTCAGAAGGTGGGTTTATATGGGCTTGTAAAAATTATGATGGAGATGTCCAGTCTGATTGTATCGCACAAGGATTTGGATCACTTGGAATGATGACTTCAGTTTTACTAACTCCAGATGGAAAAACATTAATATCTGAAGCAGCACATGGGACAATTAAAAGACATTTTAAATTATATAAAAAAGGTATAAATACATCTACTAATCCAATTGCTTCTATATTTGCTTGGACTCGTGGGTTAAAACATCGTGCATATTTAGACAAAAATAAAAAATTGGATAATTTTTCAAAAAAAATGGAAGAAACATGTATAGATTTTATAGAATCTGGAAATATTACTAAAGATTTAATTTTAGATTCAAAAGAAAAGAAAAATAGTTTTTTATATACTAAAAATTTTATTAAACAATTGAAAATTTTTTTTGATAAAAAAGTAAAATAA